Proteins encoded in a region of the Paramagnetospirillum magneticum AMB-1 genome:
- a CDS encoding YgaP family membrane protein, with the protein MDSNMGGKDRLIRTAVSLGLMGLAMANLIGPWGWVGIVPLVSAVLGWCPVYMVTGFSTRRS; encoded by the coding sequence ATGGACTCCAACATGGGAGGCAAGGACCGCCTGATCCGGACGGCGGTTTCGCTGGGGCTGATGGGTCTTGCCATGGCCAACCTGATCGGCCCCTGGGGATGGGTCGGCATCGTGCCCCTGGTCTCGGCGGTGCTGGGCTGGTGCCCGGTCTACATGGTGACCGGCTTCTCGACGCGCCGGTCATAG
- the putA gene encoding bifunctional proline dehydrogenase/L-glutamate gamma-semialdehyde dehydrogenase PutA produces the protein MIFTAPLPAPDPERQAIHRAAGTSEADLVSGLSAGIPLEDEARRRIVNRAVNLVDGARRNRRTLGLDGLLNEYRLSTREGVVLMCLAEALLRIPDDHTVDLLIKDKIASADWDGHLGHSPSVFVNASTWALVLGDRLLHLEEDGRAVLGRMAGRLGEAVVRRALRHAMGLMGRQFVLGRTIAEALDNARAWEARGYRHSFDMLGEAARCEQAAQDYLRAYAGAIEALGRHAKGAGPIAGPGLSVKLSALHPRFEMAQRQRVLGELVPRLRDLCHRARDAGIGLTIDAEEADRLDISLDVMEAALADPALDGWDGFGMAVQAYQKRARPVIAWAGALAARRQQRLMIRLVKGAYWDGEVKRAQERGLGGFPVFTTKEATDVSYLACAADLLARPDLFYPQFATHNAHTAAAVMEMTGGAGDWEFQRLHGMGEALYAQLVPEFPCRTYAPVGSHQELLPYLVRRLLENGANSSFVSRLADEEIPAHVVAADPLAALGRITPQLVAEPSALFGPSRRNSGGLDLSSPAVLAQLDLALAAVATPERSAPIVDGRERENQAAKPVLDPADHRRVVGEVVDASPADVEAALASARAAFPAWDDLGGEARASILERAADRLEADRARFMALAIREAGKTIPDALSEVREAVDFLRFYAAEARARFSQPVRLPGPVGESNELMLGGRGVFACISPWNFPLAIFVGQVAAALAAGNAVVAKPAPQTPLMAAAAVRLLHQAGVPPQALHLVPGGPAIGEALTVNPLVDAIAFTGSTATARHINRLRAAMDGPLAPLIAETGGLNAMIVDSSALPEQVVADCLESAFRSAGQRCSALRVAFIQREAWTRIQPLLAGAMAELSLGDPALLSTDVGPVIDEASRRRLLAHGGRLRHAGRMIGQSACPPDCRVGTFFAPMAHQLDNLDLLQSEVFGPILHVIPWEAGRLEQVLDCVAATSYGLTLGIHSRIDATIAQVIARARIGNIYVNRTMIGAVVGSQPFGGLGLSGTGAKAGGPNTLIRYGVERCLSVNTAAAGGDVALMAGPQRHGTK, from the coding sequence ATGATTTTTACCGCTCCCCTCCCCGCGCCCGACCCTGAACGCCAAGCCATCCACCGGGCCGCCGGAACCTCCGAGGCCGACCTCGTCTCCGGGCTGAGCGCCGGCATCCCGCTTGAGGACGAGGCTCGGCGCCGCATCGTCAACCGCGCTGTCAATCTGGTTGATGGCGCACGGCGAAACCGCCGCACCCTGGGCCTGGACGGCCTTCTCAACGAGTACCGCCTTTCCACCCGCGAGGGCGTGGTGCTGATGTGCCTGGCCGAGGCCTTGCTGCGCATCCCCGACGACCACACCGTCGATCTGCTGATCAAGGACAAGATCGCGTCCGCCGATTGGGATGGGCACCTTGGCCACTCGCCATCGGTCTTCGTCAACGCCTCCACCTGGGCCCTGGTACTGGGCGACCGCCTGCTGCACCTGGAAGAGGACGGCCGGGCCGTCCTGGGTCGGATGGCGGGCCGCCTGGGCGAGGCCGTGGTGCGGCGGGCCCTGCGCCACGCCATGGGGCTGATGGGCCGCCAGTTCGTGCTGGGCCGCACCATCGCCGAGGCCCTGGACAACGCCCGGGCGTGGGAGGCCAGGGGCTATCGCCACTCCTTCGACATGCTGGGCGAGGCGGCGCGCTGCGAACAGGCGGCGCAGGACTACCTCCGGGCCTATGCCGGCGCCATCGAGGCCCTGGGCCGCCACGCCAAGGGCGCCGGCCCCATTGCCGGGCCGGGACTCTCGGTCAAGCTGTCGGCGCTGCATCCACGCTTCGAGATGGCCCAGCGTCAGAGAGTCCTGGGGGAACTGGTTCCACGCCTGCGCGATCTCTGCCATAGGGCCCGCGACGCCGGTATCGGCCTGACCATCGACGCCGAGGAGGCCGACCGCCTGGACATCTCGCTGGACGTCATGGAAGCGGCCCTGGCCGATCCCGCCCTGGACGGCTGGGATGGCTTCGGCATGGCGGTGCAGGCCTACCAAAAGCGGGCCCGGCCGGTCATTGCCTGGGCCGGAGCCCTGGCGGCGCGGAGACAACAGCGGCTGATGATCCGTCTGGTCAAGGGCGCCTATTGGGATGGCGAGGTCAAGCGTGCCCAGGAACGGGGCCTGGGCGGCTTTCCCGTCTTCACGACCAAGGAGGCCACCGACGTTTCCTATCTGGCCTGCGCCGCCGATCTTCTGGCCCGGCCCGACCTGTTCTACCCCCAGTTCGCCACCCACAACGCCCATACCGCCGCCGCCGTCATGGAAATGACCGGCGGGGCGGGCGACTGGGAGTTCCAGCGCCTGCACGGCATGGGCGAGGCCCTTTACGCCCAATTGGTACCGGAATTCCCGTGCCGCACCTATGCGCCGGTGGGATCGCACCAGGAATTGCTGCCCTATTTGGTCCGCCGCCTGCTGGAGAACGGCGCCAATTCCTCCTTCGTCAGCCGACTGGCCGACGAAGAGATTCCCGCCCACGTGGTCGCCGCCGATCCCCTGGCCGCCCTGGGACGCATCACGCCGCAACTGGTGGCCGAGCCGTCGGCCCTGTTCGGCCCCTCGCGGCGCAATTCCGGCGGGCTCGACCTGTCCTCTCCCGCGGTTCTTGCCCAATTGGATCTGGCCCTGGCCGCAGTGGCGACGCCCGAGCGCTCGGCCCCTATCGTCGATGGCCGCGAGAGGGAAAATCAGGCCGCGAAGCCGGTCCTCGATCCCGCCGACCACCGTCGCGTCGTCGGAGAGGTGGTGGATGCCAGCCCGGCCGACGTGGAGGCAGCCCTGGCCTCGGCCCGCGCCGCCTTTCCCGCCTGGGACGATCTGGGGGGCGAAGCCCGGGCTTCCATTCTGGAGCGGGCGGCCGACCGGCTGGAGGCCGACCGGGCCCGCTTCATGGCCCTGGCCATTCGCGAGGCGGGAAAGACCATCCCGGATGCTCTGTCCGAAGTGCGCGAAGCCGTGGACTTTCTGCGCTTCTACGCCGCCGAGGCCCGGGCGCGCTTTTCCCAGCCGGTCCGCCTGCCCGGCCCGGTGGGCGAAAGCAACGAGCTGATGCTGGGCGGGCGCGGCGTGTTCGCCTGCATCTCGCCCTGGAACTTCCCCCTCGCCATCTTCGTGGGTCAGGTGGCCGCCGCCCTGGCGGCCGGCAATGCGGTGGTGGCCAAGCCGGCGCCGCAGACCCCGCTGATGGCCGCCGCCGCGGTCAGGCTGCTGCATCAGGCCGGCGTCCCGCCCCAGGCCCTGCATCTGGTCCCGGGAGGCCCGGCCATAGGAGAGGCGCTGACCGTCAACCCGCTAGTTGACGCCATAGCCTTTACCGGCTCGACCGCCACGGCGCGACACATCAATCGCCTGCGGGCGGCGATGGATGGGCCGCTGGCGCCGCTGATCGCCGAGACCGGCGGCCTCAACGCCATGATCGTCGATTCCTCGGCCCTGCCCGAGCAGGTGGTGGCCGATTGCCTGGAAAGCGCCTTCCGCTCGGCTGGGCAACGCTGCTCGGCGCTGCGCGTCGCCTTCATTCAGCGCGAGGCCTGGACCCGCATCCAACCTTTGCTGGCCGGAGCCATGGCGGAACTGTCCCTGGGCGATCCCGCCCTGCTCTCTACCGATGTGGGGCCGGTGATCGACGAGGCCTCCCGCCGGCGTCTGCTGGCCCATGGCGGCAGGCTGAGGCATGCGGGCCGCATGATCGGGCAGTCCGCTTGCCCACCCGATTGCCGCGTCGGAACCTTCTTCGCGCCCATGGCCCATCAATTGGATAATCTGGACCTGCTCCAGTCCGAGGTGTTCGGCCCCATCCTGCACGTCATTCCCTGGGAAGCCGGGCGCCTGGAACAGGTGCTGGACTGCGTGGCCGCCACCTCCTACGGCCTGACGCTGGGAATCCACTCGCGCATCGACGCCACCATCGCCCAGGTCATCGCCCGCGCCCGCATCGGCAATATCTACGTCAATCGCACCATGATCGGCGCGGTGGTGGGCTCCCAGCCCTTCGGGGGGCTTGGGCTGTCGGGCACTGGCGCCAAAGCCGGAGGCCCCAATACCCTGATCCGCTATGGAGTGGAACGCTGCCTGTCGGTCAATACCGCCGCCGCTGGTGGTGACGTTGCCCTGATGGCCGGGCCGCAACGGCATGGGACAAAATAG
- a CDS encoding acyl-CoA synthetase has translation MSAANPYNTHLDKNPANYVPLTPLGFLERSASVYPDRISVVHGDLRFTWKQTYDRCRRLGSALAARGVGVGDTVAVMAANTPAAYEAAFGVPMTGGVLCALNIRLDAEAIAFMLQHGEAKVLLTDREFAPTIKKALSLLEAKPIVIDIDDAAVTTGEMLGEMEYEAFIAGGDPEYAWVWPSDEWDAIALNYTSGTTGNPKGVVYHHRGAYINALGNVVNWGMTGHPVYLWTLPMFHCNGWCFPWTLAALAGTNVCLRRVDGGHMFAAIEKHKVTHMCGAPIVMGMLINAPEKDRRPLPHPVEFMTAAAPPPAAVIGRLESQGFKITHVYGLTEVYGPATVCAWKEEWDELPLDERAKMKSRQGVRYVNEEAMMVADPVSLVPVPKDGATMGEVFYRGNVVMKGYLKNPSATNEAFSGGWFHTGDLGVWHADGYIELKDRSKDIIISGGENISTIEVEGVLYQHPSVGEAAVVARPDEKWGETPCAFIGLKDGATATAEEIMAFCRERLAHYKCPRTVVFTNLPKTSTGKVQKYVLREMAKKLNG, from the coding sequence ATGTCCGCAGCCAATCCGTACAATACCCATCTCGACAAGAACCCGGCCAATTACGTGCCGCTGACGCCGCTGGGATTTCTCGAGCGCTCCGCTTCCGTCTATCCCGATCGCATCTCTGTGGTTCACGGCGACCTGCGCTTTACCTGGAAGCAGACCTATGACCGCTGCCGCCGTCTCGGCTCGGCCCTGGCGGCACGGGGCGTCGGCGTGGGCGACACCGTGGCGGTGATGGCCGCCAACACTCCGGCGGCCTATGAGGCGGCGTTCGGCGTGCCCATGACCGGCGGCGTGCTGTGCGCGCTGAACATCCGGCTCGACGCCGAGGCCATCGCCTTCATGCTGCAGCACGGCGAGGCCAAGGTTCTGCTGACCGATCGGGAATTCGCCCCCACCATTAAAAAGGCGCTGTCGCTGCTCGAAGCCAAGCCCATCGTCATCGATATCGACGATGCCGCCGTCACCACCGGTGAGATGCTGGGCGAGATGGAATACGAGGCGTTCATCGCCGGCGGCGATCCCGAATATGCCTGGGTCTGGCCGTCGGACGAGTGGGACGCCATCGCGCTCAACTACACCTCCGGCACTACCGGCAATCCCAAGGGCGTGGTCTATCACCATCGCGGCGCCTATATCAACGCGCTGGGCAATGTCGTCAACTGGGGGATGACGGGGCATCCGGTCTATCTGTGGACCCTGCCCATGTTCCACTGCAACGGCTGGTGCTTCCCCTGGACACTGGCGGCCCTGGCCGGCACCAATGTCTGCCTGCGCCGGGTGGACGGCGGGCATATGTTCGCCGCTATCGAGAAGCACAAGGTCACCCATATGTGCGGCGCGCCCATCGTCATGGGCATGCTGATCAACGCCCCGGAAAAGGACCGCCGGCCGCTGCCCCACCCGGTGGAGTTCATGACCGCCGCCGCTCCGCCGCCGGCGGCGGTGATCGGCCGGCTGGAATCCCAGGGCTTCAAGATCACCCATGTCTATGGCCTGACCGAGGTCTATGGCCCGGCCACGGTCTGCGCCTGGAAAGAAGAATGGGACGAACTGCCCCTGGACGAGCGGGCGAAGATGAAGTCCCGCCAAGGCGTGCGCTACGTCAACGAAGAGGCCATGATGGTCGCCGACCCGGTGAGCCTGGTGCCCGTGCCCAAGGACGGCGCGACCATGGGCGAGGTGTTCTATCGCGGCAACGTGGTGATGAAGGGCTATCTCAAGAATCCCAGTGCCACCAACGAAGCCTTCTCCGGCGGCTGGTTCCATACCGGTGACCTGGGGGTCTGGCACGCCGACGGCTATATCGAGCTGAAGGACCGGTCCAAGGACATCATCATCTCGGGCGGCGAGAACATCTCGACCATCGAGGTGGAGGGCGTCTTGTACCAGCACCCGTCGGTCGGCGAAGCCGCCGTGGTGGCCCGGCCCGACGAGAAATGGGGAGAGACCCCTTGCGCCTTCATCGGCCTGAAGGACGGAGCCACCGCCACGGCGGAAGAGATCATGGCCTTTTGCCGCGAACGGCTGGCGCATTACAAGTGCCCGCGCACCGTGGTTTTCAC
- a CDS encoding GGDEF domain-containing protein, translating into MDGSGQMQSDLIDANSRGPKGWRSFAAHLFAPIKITWGQFFDLLVPIRHSAHIRRHAASVIISRIQLVAAIFAVMVPLWSIIDWFVFPWPQWAMMTALRLGSGVVFLLLAWPWDITKTRLQADSMLMAMLLVPPVFYLISIEVTADLNVTGIALLVTKLYALMPNIVLAGLAIFPLTAFEVALFSAPAFAFAVIGLLMGGQTLTVDVHGPMFWLMVLVMGVAMFSGMSQLHYITALVNRAMIDPLTGAYTRRSGGEALDLQFRLSAMRNTPLSIAFFDLDKFKSINDTFGHEEGDNALRALAENLRQGLRRGDVLVRWGGEEFVAILTETNAEGARILMERLRSSGFGLRPDGNPMTASIGVAERLADNASDWPRLIELADQRMYEAKRGGRDRAVLPGGETLVFGEKPIF; encoded by the coding sequence GTGGACGGTTCTGGACAGATGCAATCGGACCTGATCGACGCCAACAGCAGAGGCCCCAAGGGCTGGCGATCCTTTGCCGCCCACCTCTTCGCCCCCATCAAGATCACCTGGGGCCAGTTCTTCGACCTGTTGGTGCCCATCCGCCACTCGGCCCATATCCGGCGCCACGCCGCGTCGGTGATCATTTCGCGCATCCAGCTGGTCGCCGCCATTTTCGCGGTCATGGTGCCGCTGTGGTCCATCATCGACTGGTTCGTCTTCCCCTGGCCGCAATGGGCGATGATGACGGCGCTACGCCTGGGCTCGGGCGTGGTGTTCCTGCTGCTGGCCTGGCCGTGGGACATCACCAAGACTCGCCTGCAGGCGGATTCCATGCTGATGGCCATGCTGCTGGTGCCGCCGGTGTTCTACCTGATCTCCATCGAGGTGACCGCCGACCTCAACGTCACCGGAATCGCCCTGCTGGTCACCAAGCTCTATGCCCTGATGCCCAATATCGTGCTGGCCGGTCTGGCGATCTTTCCGCTGACCGCCTTCGAGGTGGCGCTGTTTTCGGCCCCGGCTTTCGCCTTCGCGGTGATCGGCCTGCTGATGGGCGGCCAGACGCTCACCGTGGACGTGCACGGCCCCATGTTCTGGCTGATGGTGCTGGTGATGGGCGTGGCCATGTTCTCGGGCATGAGCCAGCTTCACTACATCACCGCCCTGGTCAACCGGGCCATGATCGACCCCCTGACCGGCGCCTATACCAGGCGGTCGGGCGGCGAAGCCCTGGACCTGCAGTTCCGCCTGTCGGCCATGCGCAACACCCCGCTGTCCATCGCCTTCTTCGACCTGGACAAGTTCAAGTCCATCAACGACACCTTCGGGCACGAGGAAGGCGACAACGCCTTGCGGGCCTTGGCCGAGAATCTGCGCCAGGGGCTGCGGCGCGGCGACGTCCTGGTGCGCTGGGGCGGCGAGGAATTCGTCGCCATCCTGACCGAAACCAACGCCGAGGGCGCCCGTATCCTGATGGAGCGCCTGCGCAGTTCTGGCTTTGGCCTGCGCCCCGACGGTAATCCCATGACGGCCTCCATCGGCGTTGCCGAGCGACTGGCCGATAACGCCAGCGACTGGCCACGCCTGATCGAATTGGCCGACCAGCGCATGTACGAGGCCAAGCGCGGCGGCCGTGACCGGGCCGTGCTGCCGGGCGGCGAAACCCTGGTGTTCGGAGAAAAGCCGATCTTTTAA
- a CDS encoding c-type cytochrome yields the protein MAAWVWWPRGYGINPQDARQVALGYDLYNLHCASCHGHDLKGEPNWQVPKANGELPAPPHDASGHTWHHPEEQLFAIIKHGTARFAPPGYKTAMQPYVGKLSDAEIKAVLSYIESTWPPEILERRAAMLKH from the coding sequence GTGGCTGCCTGGGTTTGGTGGCCGCGGGGCTACGGCATCAACCCGCAGGATGCCCGGCAGGTGGCCTTGGGCTACGACCTGTATAACCTCCACTGCGCCTCATGCCATGGCCACGATCTCAAGGGCGAGCCCAACTGGCAGGTTCCCAAGGCCAACGGCGAATTGCCGGCGCCGCCCCATGATGCTTCCGGGCATACCTGGCACCATCCCGAGGAACAGCTGTTCGCCATCATCAAGCACGGCACCGCCCGCTTCGCGCCACCCGGCTACAAGACGGCCATGCAGCCTTATGTGGGCAAGCTGAGCGATGCCGAGATCAAGGCCGTGCTGTCCTATATCGAATCCACGTGGCCGCCGGAGATTCTGGAACGCCGCGCGGCCATGCTGAAGCACTGA
- the mamU gene encoding lipid kinase MamU — protein sequence MRLALVINRSAGTFRRLPLDTTVAAIVAALAEAGHVVRVEIVGRRELARTLSVLVDDRDLDAVVVGGGDGTILTAVLAGLGRAKPLGILPLGTLNLFARDLGLPRDPVEAASILAGASARDIDLAEVNGLPFAIWASMGMHPWVVRRRDHMQRDGMRKGRAMALAALRAFRRFPLIDVTLNLPEGSVTVSTPMLFITNNPWREEPLPLSREALDTGKLVIHVAACSGRLSLLWLFFEAVLGHWRASPRLKTFTTEEVRVTSRKRRMMVSLDGEVTVMSAPLIFRARPKALRVLMPPREAVS from the coding sequence ATGAGACTAGCCCTCGTCATCAACCGTTCCGCCGGAACCTTCCGCCGCCTGCCGCTGGACACCACCGTGGCGGCCATCGTCGCCGCCCTGGCCGAGGCCGGGCATGTGGTGCGCGTCGAAATCGTCGGGCGGCGCGAACTGGCCCGCACCCTGTCGGTCTTGGTCGATGACCGCGATCTCGACGCCGTGGTGGTGGGCGGCGGCGACGGCACCATCCTGACCGCGGTGCTGGCTGGATTGGGTCGGGCCAAGCCGCTGGGCATCCTGCCGCTGGGAACCCTCAATCTCTTCGCCCGCGACCTGGGGCTGCCCCGCGACCCGGTGGAAGCCGCCAGCATCCTGGCCGGAGCCAGCGCCCGCGACATCGATCTGGCGGAGGTCAACGGCCTGCCCTTCGCCATCTGGGCCTCCATGGGCATGCATCCCTGGGTGGTGCGGCGCCGCGACCACATGCAGCGCGACGGCATGCGCAAGGGCCGGGCCATGGCCCTGGCGGCGCTGCGGGCCTTTCGCCGCTTTCCGCTGATCGACGTGACGCTGAACCTGCCCGAGGGGAGCGTCACCGTGTCCACCCCCATGCTATTCATCACCAACAATCCCTGGCGCGAGGAGCCGCTGCCCCTGTCGCGCGAGGCGCTGGATACCGGCAAGCTGGTCATTCACGTCGCCGCCTGCTCCGGCCGGCTGTCCTTGCTGTGGCTGTTCTTCGAGGCGGTTCTGGGGCATTGGCGGGCCAGTCCCCGCCTCAAGACCTTCACCACCGAGGAAGTGCGCGTCACCAGCCGCAAGCGCCGGATGATGGTGTCCCTGGACGGCGAGGTGACGGTGATGAGCGCGCCGCTGATCTTCCGCGCCCGGCCAAAGGCCTTGCGGGTCCTGATGCCCCCGCGGGAGGCCGTGTCGTGA
- a CDS encoding metallophosphoesterase family protein — MKTVAHLSDLHFGRTDGRVVAALLHDLQHQRPDLVIVSGDLTQRARSHQFAEARTFLSHCPAPTLVVPGNHDLEPLYRPWKRMFRPRAKFHKHLPGHEPFPAWADDSLVAIGLDSTRSLRWKSGALKGAHLDHLEATLDGASPEATKLVFLHHPPSTTSGGHPYEVLVEHGIDAVLTGHVHHAHVELINGVHGHSLVLVQATTACSTRLREDANGYCLLRFDAGHMEVAIRGWSGEVFHTIRHHWFEKRAGTWRTVPRPLHVFPA, encoded by the coding sequence GTGAAAACCGTCGCCCACCTCTCGGATCTGCATTTCGGCCGCACCGACGGCAGGGTGGTGGCCGCTCTGCTCCACGACCTGCAGCACCAGCGCCCGGATCTGGTGATCGTCTCGGGCGATCTCACCCAGCGGGCCCGATCGCATCAGTTCGCCGAGGCCCGAACCTTCCTCTCCCATTGCCCCGCGCCGACCCTGGTGGTGCCGGGCAATCACGACCTGGAGCCGCTTTACCGGCCGTGGAAGCGCATGTTCCGTCCCCGCGCCAAGTTCCACAAGCACCTGCCCGGCCACGAGCCCTTTCCCGCCTGGGCCGACGACTCCCTGGTGGCCATCGGCCTGGACAGCACCCGGTCGCTGCGCTGGAAGTCGGGAGCGCTGAAGGGCGCCCATCTCGACCACCTCGAAGCCACCCTGGACGGCGCCTCCCCGGAGGCCACCAAGCTGGTCTTCCTGCACCATCCGCCCTCGACCACCTCGGGAGGGCATCCCTACGAGGTGCTGGTGGAGCACGGCATCGACGCGGTGCTCACCGGTCATGTCCATCACGCCCATGTGGAACTGATCAACGGCGTGCACGGCCATTCCCTGGTGCTGGTCCAGGCCACCACCGCCTGTTCCACCCGGCTGCGCGAGGATGCCAACGGCTATTGCCTGCTGCGCTTCGACGCCGGCCACATGGAAGTGGCCATCCGGGGCTGGAGCGGCGAAGTCTTCCACACCATCCGCCACCACTGGTTCGAGAAGCGGGCCGGCACCTGGCGCACCGTTCCCCGGCCGCTCCACGTCTTTCCGGCTTGA
- a CDS encoding tetratricopeptide repeat protein, translating to MNIDQDMAKAIKLAQAGKLTPAIAILDGLVRAAPSAVPVRYNLALFLLMAGRHTEALPHLDRILAAQPGHSPSLFSKAKGLMALDRAAEALPILERLAAGNDPESLLALGNALRTLSRMEEAAQAFHRLTRVAPGFVGGHINLGILLVSMADTQAALSALDDAVRLHPGVGELHALRGQALLRLGRHSEAIAALEKALAINPALVPARGHLLRAYRETADWDNEDRLFAEIRAAIQRGEIKGQLPLSTQDALFYPFTGEEMRRIAELEVAFRVPGQPRPAVHPQPKTAPPLTVGYLSPDFREHATMHLAGDIFAHHDRSRVRPVAYSVGPDDGSDWRQRMARDCEAFVDLSSLSDRAAAERIAADCAHILVDLSVFTRYARPGIAALRPAPVQAVWLGLAASSAAPWLDYAIVDPVLVPPAHGGHFSEKLIRLPNSYQANLAWSPPGVAPSRASLGLPDDRLVLCSFNGHRKLDRATFTLWLEILAELPQAVLWLLSPPDLARQRLEAAAAKAGIDSARLIWAPSLPRPDHLARLPAADLFVDALVCGAHTTAADSLRMGVPLITAAGNRLGSRVAASLLHALGLPDLAVESPSALKALAIELGRDRSRLAALRTRLMELLPRSPAFDPAGFASHLEDGYEAAWNRHAAGKRPENIDV from the coding sequence ATGAACATCGATCAGGACATGGCGAAGGCGATCAAGCTGGCCCAGGCGGGCAAGCTGACGCCCGCCATCGCCATCCTGGACGGCTTGGTCAGGGCGGCCCCCTCGGCCGTTCCGGTCCGTTATAATCTGGCGCTGTTCCTGCTGATGGCCGGACGCCACACCGAGGCCCTGCCCCATCTCGACCGCATCCTGGCCGCCCAGCCGGGCCATTCGCCCTCGCTGTTCAGCAAGGCCAAGGGGTTGATGGCGCTGGACCGCGCCGCCGAGGCCCTGCCCATCCTGGAACGGCTGGCCGCAGGCAACGATCCGGAAAGCCTGCTGGCCCTGGGCAACGCGCTGCGGACGCTGAGCCGCATGGAGGAGGCCGCCCAGGCCTTCCATCGCCTGACCCGGGTCGCCCCCGGCTTTGTCGGCGGGCACATCAATCTCGGCATCCTGCTGGTGTCCATGGCCGACACTCAGGCCGCCCTGTCCGCCCTGGACGACGCCGTCCGCCTGCACCCGGGCGTCGGTGAACTGCACGCCCTGCGAGGACAGGCGTTGTTGCGTCTGGGACGCCACTCCGAGGCCATCGCCGCCCTGGAAAAGGCCCTGGCCATCAATCCCGCCCTCGTCCCGGCCCGGGGGCATCTGCTGCGGGCCTATCGGGAGACCGCCGATTGGGACAACGAGGACAGGCTGTTCGCCGAAATCCGCGCCGCCATTCAGCGCGGCGAGATCAAGGGGCAGTTGCCGCTCTCCACCCAGGATGCCCTGTTCTACCCCTTCACCGGCGAGGAAATGCGCCGTATCGCCGAGCTGGAGGTCGCCTTCCGGGTCCCCGGCCAGCCCCGGCCGGCGGTTCACCCCCAACCGAAGACGGCGCCGCCCCTGACGGTGGGCTATCTCTCGCCCGATTTCCGCGAGCACGCCACCATGCATCTGGCCGGCGACATCTTCGCCCACCACGACCGGAGCCGGGTCCGCCCGGTCGCCTATTCGGTCGGTCCGGACGATGGGTCGGACTGGCGCCAGCGCATGGCGCGCGACTGCGAGGCCTTCGTCGATCTGTCCTCCCTCAGCGACCGCGCCGCCGCCGAGCGCATCGCCGCCGACTGCGCCCATATCCTGGTCGATCTGTCGGTTTTCACCCGCTATGCCCGCCCCGGCATCGCCGCCCTGCGCCCCGCCCCGGTCCAGGCGGTCTGGCTGGGGCTGGCCGCCAGCTCCGCCGCCCCCTGGCTGGATTACGCCATCGTCGATCCGGTCCTGGTGCCGCCCGCCCATGGCGGCCATTTTTCCGAAAAGCTGATCCGGCTTCCCAATAGCTATCAGGCCAACCTTGCATGGTCTCCCCCCGGAGTGGCGCCGTCCCGCGCATCCCTGGGCCTGCCGGACGACCGGCTGGTGCTATGTTCGTTCAACGGTCACCGCAAGCTCGACCGGGCCACCTTCACCCTCTGGCTGGAGATTCTGGCGGAGCTGCCCCAGGCGGTGCTCTGGTTGCTGTCCCCGCCGGACCTGGCGCGGCAGCGACTCGAAGCGGCGGCCGCCAAGGCGGGGATCGATTCCGCCCGCCTGATCTGGGCGCCCTCCCTGCCCCGGCCCGATCATCTCGCCCGCCTGCCCGCCGCCGACCTGTTTGTCGACGCCCTGGTTTGCGGCGCCCATACCACCGCCGCCGACAGCTTGCGCATGGGGGTGCCGCTGATCACGGCGGCGGGCAATCGGCTGGGCTCCCGGGTGGCGGCGTCGCTGCTGCATGCCCTGGGTCTGCCGGATCTGGCGGTGGAAAGCCCATCCGCCCTCAAGGCGCTGGCCATCGAACTGGGGCGCGACCGCTCACGGCTGGCGGCGCTGCGGACCCGGCTGATGGAATTGCTGCCCAGGTCGCCCGCCTTCGACCCGGCCGGCTTCGCCAGTCATCTGGAAGACGGCTACGAAGCGGCCTGGAACCGCCACGCCGCTGGAAAAAGACCGGAAAATATAGACGTTTGA
- a CDS encoding glycine cleavage system protein R, with protein sequence MSTVLVSVFCSDRTGLVAAITGRLFDLGADLGDTSFAMLGSGAEFTSVCELPASVSAGEVQDDLGRLPALAGARISVRAFEMDAAHGPAGTITHRVVVSGGDRPGLVARLSEVFGEFQANIVRMDAQRLPEQGIYVTRFSVAIPARAEACLTTVANTAEEMNLACAVEAV encoded by the coding sequence ATGTCTACCGTGCTCGTTTCTGTATTCTGTTCCGACCGTACCGGCCTGGTGGCGGCCATTACCGGAAGGCTTTTCGACCTTGGCGCGGATCTTGGCGATACCAGCTTTGCCATGTTGGGCAGCGGTGCCGAGTTCACTTCGGTCTGCGAACTGCCCGCTTCCGTTTCCGCCGGGGAGGTGCAGGACGATCTCGGACGCCTGCCGGCCCTGGCCGGAGCGCGCATCTCGGTGCGGGCCTTCGAGATGGATGCCGCCCACGGACCGGCCGGAACCATCACCCACCGGGTGGTGGTGTCGGGCGGCGACCGCCCCGGCCTGGTGGCAAGGCTGTCGGAAGTGTTCGGAGAGTTTCAGGCCAATATCGTGCGCATGGACGCCCAGCGCCTGCCGGAGCAGGGAATCTACGTCACCCGCTTTTCGGTGGCCATTCCCGCCCGCGCCGAGGCCTGCCTGACCACCGTCGCCAACACCGCCGAGGAAATGAACCTGGCCTGCGCCGTCGAGGCGGTGTGA